In the genome of Hyla sarda isolate aHylSar1 unplaced genomic scaffold, aHylSar1.hap1 scaffold_251, whole genome shotgun sequence, the window cttcagaacacggcggaaaaaattagccctcataccagcccgtacgcggaaaaataagttataggggtcagaagatgagaattttttacgtataaattttcctgcatgtagttatgattttttttttcagaagtacgacaaaatcaaacctacataagtagggaatcattttaaccggatggacctacagaataaatgcactgtgtagaaatgaaagcccccaaaagttacaaaatgaatttttttcttcaattttgtcgcacaatcattttttttttccgtttcgccgtggattttttggtaaaatgactgtcactgcaaagtagaattggtggcgcaaaaaataagccatcatatggaattctatgtgcaaaatttaaagcattatgatttttagaagatgatgaggaaaaaatgaaaatggaaaaatgctgagtccttaaggggttaaaaaatgttaatcatttcagtacttatgagctgctgaagttgagttgttcttttctgtctaagtgctctgtgatgacacctgtctcgggaactgtctatAGTAGAAGcaaaaataaattcctggaatacccctttaagtactgtgtaaagggtctgaatactatgaatacatAGGGAAAACAAAAATTTCACATTGGATACAGAGACTTCACTTCACTTTCAAAATATGAAAgctcagctgtgattggttgctatagacaaaaCCAGACCAATGTGGGCCAATGTTTCAGCACCTTCTCAGCTCCCTGACATGTCCCCTAAGGACAAACTAACTCTCAGACTCTAGGATGataattttgtattttatttttgttttacatggtCCCTTCTCCAGTCTGGTTGATATGTCACCACCCTCAGTCATACTGGAATCCCCCAGTGGAGGTGATCAGCTGCTGGAGGAAGGCAGTGGAGAGCTGCAGGTGTCGATGCAGTTTGGAGTAGGCCTGTCTTGAGGACTGTGTTGTAGACCTCGTCTCCGTGTCTTGCAGTATTGGCCCATCATTGACCTTTCTTTGCGGAGGGGCCGTGACTTTCACTGTTGTCTTGTTACGACTGTGAGACTTCATGTGTCGATGGAGTCCAGAAACCTGCGAGAAACTGCGTTTACACTTTGGACAGGTGACGTTGGGCTTGTCCTGTGAGGGCTGATGTGTGGAGTTAATGTCTGGTTGTCCATTTCTAAGGAATGGTGGAAGGTGGTGCTGATCACTGAGATAGCTGGAGCATGTAGGACAGGAGAAGGCCCCTTTCTCCAGCTGCAGGCTCTCATGATAGTTTGGACCCTGTAAGAAGCTTCGGCCACACATGGAACATTTATAgaagttctcagtgtacagagactctAGTGGGGACCTCTGCTGGCCTGTCACAGTCAGCCATGTGCCTCCTTCCTCAACACACTGACCATTAGTTAAGGGGGTCTGCTCAGTCCACTGTAATGTCCCTGGAGATAGAGCCCTCTGATTGTCTGTCCATGGCAAATAATAATTGTTGTGAGGATCGGTGGAGGCCAAAGGCAACACGGCTCCCCCCTGCAGGTCCCAGTGCTCCTCTTTATTAGGGTACTCTGGATGGCCCTCCCATCTGTCACTATGGAGGGACATTATTTCACTTCCAATAGTAACATTTATCTCCTCCACCTTAATGACCGTCAGGAACTCAGTATCTGGAAGAAAGAAAAGGAAAGTGGTCAGAAGTCATCACCTTTATCGCATTCAAATTCATTATAACTAAGCTGCCAAGAATGGGTTCTGTCTGGTGTGGCCCACAGAAGTTCCATCCCTAGAAGAAGGAAGACATGGTTTACATATCTTCAACTGCCTTCTGGGGGCCCTGCTCACAACAGAGATAAGACCTTCACCCAGACTCCTCAACAATAAGAGATTACTGATGAGAGAAGGAACTCACTGTCCAAGTGATCCTGTGTCCCCTCCTGATTACACCCATTGAATAGATCAACGCTAAATCCACTCAAGACTTGTTCAAAACCAACACACGGACTGGAGGCATCTTCAAGTGTTCGTATTAAAGCCCATGTCCTTGGCCCAGCTATGGGGGATCCATCTTTATTCTCTGGTTTCACCTCATGGATGAATGTTGTTTCTCGGACGGGTGGATCAGACTTCTCTTCTAATCTCTTCTGTGCTCCAGTGGTGGGAGGTTGTTCATCAGTTACAGGATATGGAGAGAAGAGTTCACCAGAAGATGGTGCCTTCTCCAGAGTCACTGCAGTCTCTGGTATATAGATGAGGTCTTCTAGTACAGTCTCTGGTATATGGATGATTTCTTCTAGTGCAGTCTCTTCAGTTTCTGCACTGTCTCTTTGCTCAGACTCCCCTCTCTTCAGGAACATGTAACCTGGAAGACACAATATTCATTATCTGGGATACGAAGATAGTAAAAAGTGCTCTCCCTTACTGAGCTTATAATCTgtgaggaaataggagacaagaagaGTGAGGATGTGTAGTAACTCGACAGCTCCACTCTCCCGCACCTGCAGTCGGACGGGCCAGCAGCGCACTTGGCCGAATGGAATCAAAAGGAAATAATGGAAATGTCCAGCGCTTTAGTATGCAAAAATTCTTCGGCTTTATTGAGTCATAAAAACATGCAGCATAGGGACAAAAACACTGACGCGTTTCGGATCAGTGCGATCCTTAGACAAgaagagtgaggaccctgatcacaggagcttacaatctatgaggagacgagaggagtgaggaccctgatcacaagagcttacaatctatgagaagaggaatgaggaccctgatcacaggagcttacaatctatgaggagacgagaggagtgaggaccctgatcacaagagcttacaatctatgagaagaggaatgaggaccctgatcacaggagcttacaatctatgagaagaggaatgaggaccctgatcacaggagcttacaatctatgaggagacgagaggagtgaggaccctgatcacaagagcttacaatctatgaggagatgagagaagtgaggaccctgatcacaagagcttacaatctatgagaagaggaatgaggaccctgatcacaggagcttacaatctgagggaataggagacaagaggtccTTGTTCTGTACGGCCATGTTTTAAAAATAATTCCATTCTACACATAACTGAGTGCTACACTATGTATGAACAGGCATGAAGTGAACTAGAGTGTAAGGAGTGGAGGGAGATGGTTGAATAATAGTAAAAATAGAAGAAGAGTCTGGACGAGGTGAAAGGGAATAGGGTCACTAGTGCAGGTTGTAGGGCAAGAAGAAGAACAAAGCCTGGAGAGGACTTCAGAAGAAGAGCAGAGCCCGGATAGGACATCAGAAGAAGAGCAGAGCCGGAAAGGACTTCAGGAGAAGAGGGGAGCCCTCCGAGGACTTTAGGAGAAGAGGGGAGCCCTCAGAGGACTGCTGAAGATGACCAGAACCATAGGAAGAACCCAGACATAACCAGAACTCCCCCCTCAGACCATGTCCTCCCATAAAATGTGTGAAAGCATAGAGGACCAGAGATGACCAATTCATCAATCCGATTCTCGGGGGCGATGGTGgtggtggtcaatgtgttttgTCTAGAAAAAGTATTTCCCCAAATGTCTGACTCCCTGGAAGAGTCCGGAACTACTTTATCTGGACCTAACGCATCGACCTGGAGATTTCTTTAAATTATTTCTTCCTTACCCAGAGAATTGACCAGGTCCATGTGACTCCTTACCCAGAGAATTGACCAGGTCCATGTGACTCCTtacccagagaggtgaccaggtccatgtgactccttatccagagaggtgaccaggtcCATGTGACTCCTtacccagagaggtgaccaggtcCATGGTGTCCCTCATAACAGTCCTGTACAGTTCTCTCTGCCACGTGGCCAGTTCAAGCCATTCCTCATCTGAGAAGGACAACGTTGTGTCCTCAAACACAGGTGcagcctgaaagacacagaagatACAGGATTACCACCATGTGGGGCTGCACTGCGGGGGTACTAGGGTGGGTACAGGATGAAGTGGGGATGGGTTGGGTACTGCATGGTGTGGGTACAGGGTGTGTAAGTAGTGCATGGTGTGGTTACAGGGggtgtgatggaggatggggTGAGTAGCGCATGGTGTGggtagagggggcgtgatggaggcTGGTGGGGGTACAGGAGGTGTGAATTCAGGGCATCACAACATGGACCATATACGCTGGGGTCTGTGACATACTGAGGAGGTCTGGGGTGGAGTAAAGTAGGCTGTGGTGGTCTGCAGTAGAATGAGGTAGTCTGTAGTAAACTGTGGTGGCCTGTGGTGGTCTGCAGTAGAATGAGGTAGTCTGTAGTAAACTGTGGTGGTCTGTGGTGGTCTGCAGTAGACTGTGGTGGTCTGTGGTGGTCTGCAGTAGACTGAGGTGGTCTGTGGTGGTCTGCAGTAGACTGAGGTGGTCTGTGGTGGTCTGCAGTAGACTGAGGTGGTCTGCAGTAGACTGAGGTGGTCTGTGGTGGTCTGCAGTAGACTGAGGTGGTCTGCAGTAGACTGAGGTGGTCTGTGGTGGTCTGCAGTAGACTGAGGTGGTCTGTGGTGGTCTGCAGTAGACTGAGGTGGTCTGCAGTAGACTGAGGTGGTCTGTGGTGGTCTGCAGTAGACTGAGGTGGTCTGTGGTGGTCTGCAGTAGACTGAGGTGGTCTGTGGTGGTCTGCAGTAGACTGAGGTGGTCTGTGGTGGTCTGCAGTAGACTGAGGTGGTCTGTGGTGGTCTGCAGTAGACTGAGGTGGTCTGTGGTGGTCTGCAGTAGACTGAGGTGGTCTGCAGTAGACTGAGGTGGTCTGTGGTGGTCTGCAGTAGACTGAGGTGGTCTGCAGTAGACTGAGGTGGTCTGTGGTGGTCTGCAGTAGACTGAGGTGGTCTGTGGTGGTCTGCAGTAGACTGAGGTGGTCTGTGGTGGTCTGCAGTAGACTGAGGTGGTCTGTGGTGGTCTGCAGTAGACTGAGGTGGTCTGTGGTGGTCTGCAGTAGACTGAGGTGGTCTGTGGTGGTCTGCAGTAGACTGAGGTGGTCTGCAGTAGACTGAGGTGGTCTGCAGTAGACTGAGGTGGTCTGTGGTGGTCTGCAGTAGACTGAGGTGGTCTGTGGTGGTCTGCAGTAGACTGAGGTGGTCTGCAGTAGACTGAGGTGGTCTGTGGTGGTCTGCAGTAGACTGAGGTGGTCCCTATTGAGCTCAGGTCAGAACCCTTCAAGCCAGTGCCACCAACTCTAACACTGACTCCATAGGCCGGGACTCAGTCACAGAGTAAAAGtatgtatatataacagtgtgtgtgtgtgtgtatatatacacacacatatatatacatatacatacatacataaacatatatacacccccaccccccctgggGACCTGTCTCTCATTGTCCTCCATGACTGCAGCCTTCTATCCTCGTGGTTTCTATGATACAAATATTTTTCCCATCTTTGTTGCCAGGCAACCAACCAGATACTCACATGCCAGTTGCTAGGATACCTGGTTTCCAGGCCCTTCTGCTTTTGTTGCTAGGAGACCGTGTGCTTGGACTAAGACGTGGTCAATTCCATTCTACAGACTGATTAGCAGAAGGGGCCGAGCGGCCATTATATCTATAAACAGCTAGTCGAGGCCTGACTACCCATCCCCCACCTCACACCCTGGACCCATCCCCCACCGCACGCCCTGGTCCCACACCCTGCAGGACCCATCCCCCCCACCTCACACCCTGGACCCACACCCTGCAGGACCCATCCCCCAGCTCACACCCTGCAGGACCCATCCCCCACCGCACACCCTGGTCCCACACCCTGCAGGACCCATCCCCCCACCTCACATCCTGGACCCACACCCTGCAGGACCCATCCCCCCACCTCACATCCTGGACCCACACCCTGCAGGACCCATCCCCCAGCTCACACCCTGGACCCACACCCTGCAGGACCCATCCCCCCACCTCACACCCTGGACCCACACCCTGCAGGACCCATCCCCCAGCTCACACCCTGCAGGACCCATCCCCCACCGCACACCCTGGTCCCACACCCTGCAGGACCCATCCCCCCACCTCACATCCTGGACCCACACCCTGCAGGACCCATCCCCCAGCTCACACCCTGCAGGACCCATCCCCCACCGCACACCCTGGTCCCACACCCTGCAGGACCCATCCCCCCACCTCACATCCTGGACCCACACCCTGCAGGACCCATCCCCCAGCTCACACCCTGCAGGACCCATCCCCCACCGCACACCCTGGTCCCACACCCTGCAGGACTCATCCCCCCACCTAACACCCTGGACCCACACCCTGCAGGACCCATCCCCCCACCTCACATCCTGGACCCACACCCTGCAGGACCCATCCCCCCACCTCACATCCTGGACCCACACCCTGCAGGACCCATCCCCCCACCTCACATCCTGGACCCACACCCTGCAGGACCCATCCCCCAGCTCACACCCTGCAGGACCCATCCCCCCACCTCACATCCTGGACCCACACCCTGCAGGACCCATCCCCCCACCTCACATCCTGGACCCACACCCTGCAGGACCCATCCCCCCACCTCACATCCTGGACCCACACCCTGCAGGACCCATCCCCCAGCTCACACCCTGCAGGACCCATCCCCCCACCTCACATCCTGGACCCACACCCTGCAGGACCCATCCCCCCCACCTCACATCCTGGACCCACACCCTGCAGGACCCATCCCCCAGCTCACACCCTGCAGGACCCTTTCCCCACCTCACATGCTGGACCCACACCCTGCAGGACCCATCCCCCAGCTCACACCCTGCAGGACCCTTTCCCCACCTCACATGCTGGACCCACACCCTGCAGGGTCCGCCccatgtctggtagcgcccccccccccccccctacagtctAGGGAAAATTAAGTGGGTACTACATGTCCCatttttcctgtttttggacattttggggcttcagaaccaatttctAGGTCTCCATAGAGTTATCGTCTAcatatacaatggtcgtcctggaaccaataaaCTACTACTAAtgaaatgtatataatatataataaaactcATTGGACCACAttgatcattgtctttagactgttttttgtgtctaaaaaggggcaaaaaaggagcaagcagggttttttgcgccttttttgcgcctttttgtttccacatttctgctgattttgagttacaatccattgattttgataatacacatgatatggacggatTTATCAACTGCGAGGAAAATAAGGCGCAaataaggcgcaaagccactgaaaagtctctaaaacttcaccagcccagacttagctttttggtgaatgtgaagagagaaatttcagaaaatgtgacctccacaaagtgtatcaaatgctctgcgaccatttattAAATTGGGTCCTACACATTACAGCGCACAAAAAAAAggggtagaaaaatgcttcacgtacactacaatgataaatgctttacatacacctacaatgataaatgcttcacttacacctacaatgataaatgcttcacttacacctacaatgataaatgcttcacttacacctacaatgataaatgcttcacttacacctacaatgataaatgcttcacttacacctacaatgataaatgcttcacgtacactacaatgataaatgcttcacttacacctacaatgataaatgcttcacgtacactacaatgataaatgcttcacttacacctacaatgataaatgcttcacttacacctacaatgataaatgcttcacttacacctacaatgataaatgcttcacttacacctacaatgataaatgcttcacgtacactacaatgataaatgcttcacttacacctacaatgataaatgcttcacgtacactacaatgataaatgcttcacttacacctacaatgataaatgcttcacttacacctacaatgataaatgcttcacgtacactacaatgataaatgcttcacttacacctacaatgataaatgcttcacttacacctacaatgataaatgcttcacttacacctacaatgataaatgcttcacttacacctacaatgataaatgcttcacttacacctacaatgataaatgcttcacttacacctacaatgataaatgcttcacttacacctacaatgataaatgcttcacttacacctacaatgataaatgcttcacttacactacaatgataaatgcttcacttacactacaatgataaatgcttcacttacactacaatgataaatgcttcacttacactacaatgataaatgcttcacatacacctacaatgataaatgcttcacgtacacctacaatgataaatgcttcacgtacacctacaatgataaatgcttcacttacacctacaatgataaatgcttcacttacactacaatgataaatgtgggccattgtgtgtgtgtgtgtgtatatatatatatatatatatatatatatatatatgtgtatgtatgtatgtatgtatatgtatgtatgtgtatgtatatatgtatgtatgtatatatgtatgtatatatatatgtatgtatatatatatatatatatgtatgtatgtgtgtatatgtatgtatgtatatgtatgtatgtatgtatatatatgtatgtatgtatatatatatgtatgtatgtatatatatatatatgtatgtatgtatatatatatatatgtatgtatgtatgtatatatatgtatgtatgtatgtatatatatgtatgtatgtatgtatatatatgtatgtatgtatatatatgtatgtatgtatatatatgtatgtatgtatatatatgtatgtatgtatatatatgtatgtatgtatatatatgtatgtatgtatatatatgtatgtatgtatgtatatgtatgtatgtatgtatgtatatatatgtatgtatgtatgtatatatatgtatgtatgtatatatatgtatgtatgtatgtatgtatgtatatatatgtatgtatgtatatatatgtatgtatgtatatatatgtatgtatgtatgtatgtatgtatatgtatgtatgtatatatatgtatgtatatatatatgtgtatgtatgtatatatatatgtgtatgtatgtatgtatgtatatatatatatatatgtatgtatatatatatatatatgtatgtatatatatatgtatgtatatatatatatatatgtatgtatatatatatgtatgtatatatatatgtatgtatatatatatgtatgtatgtatgtatatatgtatgtatgtatgtatgtatgtatgtatatatgtatgtatgtatatatatatgtatgtatatatatatgtatgtatatatgtatgtatgtatatatatatgtatgtatgtatgtatatatatgtatgtatgtatatatatgtatgtatgtatatatatatgtatgtatgtatatgtatgtatgtatatatatatgtatgtatgtatatatatatatgtatgtatgtatatatatatatgtatgtatgtatgtatatatatgtatgtatgtatgtatatatatgtatgtatgtatatatatgtatgtatgtatgtatatgtatgtatgtatatatatgtatgtatgtatatatatgtatgtatgtatatatatatatgtatgtatgtatgtatgtatatatatatatgtatgtatgtatgtatatatatgtatgtatgtatatatatgtatgtatatgtatgtatgtatatgtatgtatgtatatatatgtatgtatatatatatgtgtatgtatgtatatgtatgtatgtatatatatgtatgtatgtatgtatgtatatatatgtatgtatgtatatatatgtatgtatgtatatatatatgtatgtatgtatatgtatgtatgtatatatatatatatgtatgtatgtatatatatatatgtatgtatgtatgtatatatatatatatgtatgtatatatatatatgtatgtatatatatatatatgtatgtatgtatgtatatatatgtatgtatgtatatatatatatgtatgtatgtatatatatgtatgtatgtatatatatatgtatgtatgtatatatatatgtatgtatgtatatatatatgtatgtatgtatatatatatgtatgtatgtatatatatatatgtatgtatgtatgtatgtatatatatgtatgtatgtatatatatgtatgtatgtatatatatgtatgtatgtatgtatgtatgtatatgtatgtatgtatatgtatgtatgtatatgtatgtatgtatatgtatgtatgtatatgtatgtatgtatatatatgtatgtatatatatatgtgtatgtatgtatatatatatgtgtatgtatgtatgtatgtatatatatatatatatgtatgtatatatatatgtatgtatatatatatgtatgtatatatatatgtatgtatgtatgtatatatgtatgtatgtatgtatatatatatgtatgtatgtatatatatatgtatgtatatatatatgtatgtatatatgtatgtatatatgtatgtatatatgtatgtatatatgtatgtatgtatatatatatgtatgtatgtatgtatatatatgtatgtatgtatatatatgtatgtatgtatatatatatgtatgtatgtatatgtatgtatgtatatatatatgtatgtatgtatatatatatatgtatgtatgtatatatatatatgtatgtatgtatatatatatatgtatgtatatatatatatatgtatgtatgtatgtatatatatgtatatgtatgtatatgtatgtatatgtatgtatgtatatatatatatgtatgtatatatgtgtatgtatgtatgtatatatgtatgtatgtatgtatgtatatatatatgtatgtatgtatatatatgtatgtatgtatatatatgtatgtatgtatatatatgtatgtatgtatgtatatatatgtatatatgtatgtatatatatgtatatatgtatgtatgtatatatatgtatgtatgtatatatatgtatgtatgtatatatatgtatgtatgtatatatatgtatgt includes:
- the LOC130323571 gene encoding zinc finger protein 777-like: MTASGDHEQAAPVFEDTTLSFSDEEWLELATWQRELYRTVMRDTMDLVTSLGYMFLKRGESEQRDSAETEETALEEIIHIPETVLEDLIYIPETAVTLEKAPSSGELFSPYPVTDEQPPTTGAQKRLEEKSDPPVRETTFIHEVKPENKDGSPIAGPRTWALIRTLEDASSPCVGFEQVLSGFSVDLFNGCNQEGTQDHLDNTEFLTVIKVEEINVTIGSEIMSLHSDRWEGHPEYPNKEEHWDLQGGAVLPLASTDPHNNYYLPWTDNQRALSPGTLQWTEQTPLTNGQCVEEGGTWLTVTGQQRSPLESLYTENFYKCSMCGRSFLQGPNYHESLQLEKGAFSCPTCSSYLSDQHHLPPFLRNGQPDINSTHQPSQDKPNVTCPKCKRSFSQVSGLHRHMKSHSRNKTTVKVTAPPQRKVNDGPILQDTETRSTTQSSRQAYSKLHRHLQLSTAFLQQLITSTGGFQYD